In the Deltaproteobacteria bacterium genome, TGCCTTGACGGTCTCCCGCTTGTCGTGGAGCCTTTTCCCTTTGGCGAGGGCGAGTTCAGCCTTGGCGCGTCCGTCCCGGAAATAGAGAGAGAGAGGGATGAGGGTGTAGCCCCGTTCCTGGGTCTTTCCCATAAGCTTCCTCAGTTCCCTTGCGTGCAGGAGGAGCTTTCTCGGACGGGTAGGGTCCAGTTTCTCCCACCTGGATGCGTTGGGATAGGGGGAGATGTGGCAGTTGTGGAGCCATAGCTCACCTTTGTCAAAGGAGGCGTAAGCGTCCGTGAGGTTGGCCCGGCCCTCCCGAAGGGACTTCACCTCGGGGCCGATGAGGACGAGACCCGCCTCGAAGGTCTCATCGATGTGATATTCATGCCTGGCCTTCCGGTTCTGGCAGATGATCTTTTTGCCGCTTCCTGCCATTACCACTCCCTGGGCTTTGCCAGGACCTCCCGCACCTTGAGTTCGAAGAGGCGGTTCGAGGAGGCGGGTTTGATGAGGGCCAAGGTGTCTGCACCTCGAGCGGTCCCGGCCACAGCAAGGACGTCGTCTGGCGTGATGAGCCCGGCATCCGCCGCCATGAGGACGATCTCCACGCAGACCTTCATCCCCTGGCCGAAGAGCCGGAGGGTGTTGGCCACCAGGTCCTGCTGGGATGCCCCGGTCTTTTCCCGAATGGCCGTCCCGATGTTCCGGAAGGCCATGGTCCCGGTGTGGACCTTGGCCCCCAGGGCCTCTATTTCGGCCCTGGTTTCGCGTGTCATCTCCAAGACCCCTGGCTCCTTGAAGCCCACGTTGTGGGTAACAACCACCACCCGGGTCTTGCTTTTCTCAAAGAGGCGGGCGGCGGCAAGGCCCGTGTTCCCGTAAGTCGAGGCGACCACGACCTGATGGACGCCAAGGCGATCAACCGCCTCCTTAAGGAGGCCAAGGGTGCGATCCGTGTTCGTATATCCGGGTTTCTCGAATCCGATCATGGGCGTCTCCTCATCTCCATGACCTTCCCCGTTTTCTGCTCGGGGACGGCTATGGTGGTATCGTACTCGACCCCGAAGGCCGGGTAACCTACGAGATCATTTATCTCTTTTGCACATTCGGGGTCAATGGCGGCCCGGCAGTCTCCTGGAAGCGACAGGAGCACTCGACCCGCGTCAGTGACGTGGATGACAAGGCTGACGGGATAATCGCCCGGGTGTCTTCGCAGGATCTCTTTCAGGGGGCCGAGGGCCCACGGACCCACCCGGTCCTCCCGAAGATCGATTCTGACACCCTTGGCCTTTCTTCTGCATGCAGTCTCAAGGGCCTCGATCCGTTCCGCATGGATCTTGTTGGCACCCCTCTCTTCCTCCGCCTTTCGGAACACCCCCTCTACCCACAAGGGGACGTCCTCTTCCAGGAGGTCGCGGTACAGGGTGTATTTGGCGGGAAAGCATACCACCTCAATGGTCCCCTCCAGGTCCTCGAGGGTGAAGTAGGCCATGCGGTCCCCCTTTTTGGTGGTGATCACCTTGAGGGCTCGGATCAGGCCCGCAAGACCCACGACGGCGCAGTCCGGGTGATCTGATGTGGTGGAAGAAAAACCCATGCGCGAGAGGTCTGCGCGATACGGGTCCAGGGGGTGTCCGCTCAGATAGAATCCAAGCACCTCCTTTTCGTGCGAGAGCAGGTCATGGGCAGGCCACTCAGGGACGTCAGGAATGGGAAGGAGGGGGGCCTTTACATCCGGTGTCTCATCGCCGAAGAGCGAGGGCTGGCCGCATGACGCAGACCGGCGCCTGGACTGCCCGAGGTCGAGGGCCTGGTCGATGACCTCCATGAGGGCGGCCCTCTTGTGGCCGAGGGAGTCGAAGGCCCCGCATTTGATGAGGCTCTCTATGACCCGCTTGTTGACCTTTTTGCCATCAACCCGGACGCAGAAGTCTTCAAACGAGCGGAATGGGCCTGCTGAATTCCTCTCTGCCATGATGACCTCAATGGCACTCGTCCCCACGTTCTTGACTGCGGCAAGCCCGAAACGGATGGCCTCGCCCTCGATGGTGAAGTCCACTCGAGAGAGGTTGATGTCCGGGGGCAGGACAGAGATCCCGGCCTCACGGCACTCGTTCACGTACTTCACGACCCCGTCCGTGGTCCCGAGTTCGTTCGTGAGGAGGGAGGCGAAAAAGGCGATCGGGTAGTGGGTCTTGAGCCACGCGGTCTGGTAGGAGATGAGGGCATAGGCGGCCGAGTGGCTCTTGTTGAAGCCGTAGCCCGCAAATTTTTCCATGAGGTCAAAGATGACAGCGGCCGTGTCCTCAGGGACGCCCCGCTCACGCGCGCCTGCAAGGAATCTCTCCCGTTGGGCAGCCATTTCCTCGGGTTTCTTCTTGCCCATGGCCCGCCGAAGGATGTCGCCCTCCCCGAGGCTGTAGCCCGCAAGCACCTGGGCGATCTTCATGACCTGCTCCTGGTACACGATGACGCCGTAGGTCTCCTCGAGGATGGGCCGAAGCTCTGGAAGGAGGTAGGTGGCCTCCATCTCGCCGTGCTTGGTCTTCACGAACTGGTCCACCATGCCGCTTTCAAGGGGGCCTGGCCGGTAGAGGGCCACGAGGGCCACGAGGTCCGTGAAGGTCGTGGGCCGCATGCGCCTGATGAGCCCCTTCATGCCCGAGCTCTCAAGCTGGAAGACCCCGGTGGTGTCCCCGCGCGCAAGGAGCTCGTATGTCGCAGGATCATCGATGGAGATGGCCGAGATGTCCAGATCCTTCCCGTAGTGCTCCTTGATGAGTGCAAGGGCCGTGTCGATGACGGTCAGGGTCTTGAGGCCGAGGAAGTCGAACTTGATGAGCCCCACCTTTTCTACGCACTTCATGTCAAACTGGGTGACGATCTCGCCGTTTTGGCCTTTGGTCAGGGGAAGATACTCGACCATGGGGCGGTCAGAGATCACGACCCCTGCCGCATGGGTGGAGGGGTGCCGGGGGAGCCCTTCGAGCGCCCGCGCCACCTCGAGGAGGAAGGAGACCTGGGGATCGGAGTCAGCCAGCTCACGAAGGCGCGGCTCCATCTCAAGGGCCTTTTCCAGGGTGATTCCGAGGACTTCCGGAACGAGTTTGGCGATCCGGTCCACCTCTTGGTACGGCATGCCGAGGGCCCGGCCCACGTCACGGATCACGGCGCGGGCCTTCATCTGCCCAAAGGTGATGATCTGGGCCACATGGCCCTCGCCGCCGTATTTCTCGGCCACGTAGCGGAGGACCTCGTCCCGGCGGTTCATGCAGAAGTCCACGTCGATGTCAGGAAGGGAGACCCGTTCGGCGTTCAGGAACCGTTCGAAGAAGAGCCCGTAGCGGACAGGGTCGATGTCCGTGATCCCCATGGCATAGGCCACGAGCGACCCGGCCGCCGAACCCCGGCCCGGCCCCACTGGGATGCCCTGCCGCTTGGCCCAGCCGATGAAGTCGGAGACGATGAGGAAATAGGAGGCAAAGCCCTTTTCCGTTATGACGGCGATCTCTTCCTCGAGGCGCTGTCTGTAGGCCTCTTGGTCCGCGTCTTTGAGGGCAGGCTCGGCAAGACGCCTCTCCAGCCCGGATCTGGCCTCTCGAGAGAAACGCTCCTCGTATGTCTCGCCCTTTTCTATGGGAAAGACCGGAAACCGGTGGCGTCCGAGTTCGAGCTCCACGTGGCACCGCTCGGCGATCTCCCGGGTGGCGGCAATGGCCTCGGGGCAGTCTGCGAAACGCGCGGCCATCTCCTCGGGCGGGGCGAAATAGAGCCTGTCCGTGGAGAACCTCATGCGCTTTTCGTCGTGGATGGTCCGGTTGGTCTGGATGCACAGAAGGACGTCGTGTGCCTTTGCGTCCTCATGGGTGAGGTAGTGACAGTCGTTGGTAGCGACCAGGGGGATCCCAGCCTCCCGGGAGATCTCCCTGAGCCCCCTGTTGACCACGGTCTGCTCGGGGATCCCGTTTTCCTGGAGCTCGAGATAGAAACGGCCGTCAAAGATGGATGCGTAGGTCTCGGCCAGGGCCTTTGCCCCGGCATAGTCCTCGAGGAGGAGCAGGTGGGGGATCTGGCCGTGAAGACACGCGGAAAGGGCGATGAGGCCTGGGTTCAATTCCCGAAGGAGGTCCATGTCCACACGGGGTTTGTAGTAGAAGCCTTCGAGGTGGGCCGCAGAGACAAGCTTCAGGAGGTTCTTGTAGCCGGTGACGTCCTGGGCGAGAACCACGAGGTGATAGGCGGCATCCCTTGGGCCAGAGGTGCCTCTGTCCCTGCGTCCCTTAGGCGCCACATAGAGTTCACAGCCGAGGATGGGCTTGATGGAGTGCTTTAGGGCCTGGGTGTAAAAGTTGAGGGCCCCGTAGAGGTTCCCGTGGTCCGTTAGGGCCACGGTGTCGTAGCCGAGGCGCCTGGCCGCAGGGAAAAGGTCCTTCAGGCGGATGGCCCCGTCAAGGAGGCTGTATTCCGTGTGCAGGTGGAGATGGACAAAGGGGGGTGCGGCCATGGGACGGTCACTCCCACTCGATGGTGGCTGGTGGCTTGGAGCTTATGTCGTAGCAGACCCGGTTGATCCCCTTTACCTCGTTTATGATGCGGTTTGAGACACGGGCGAGAATCTCGGCGGGGAGGCGGGTCCAGTCCGCGGTCATGGCGTCGATGCTGTCCACCACACGAATGGCGCAGACGTTTTCGTAGGTCCGCTCGTCCCCCATGACGCCCACGGTCCGGACGGGCAGGAGGACTGCAAAGGCCTGCCATACCTTCTGGTACCAGCCGCTTGCCTTCATCTCCTCCCTGACGATGGCGTCGGCCTCCCGAAGGATGGAGAGCCGCTCTGCGGTCACCTCGCCGAGGATGCGGATGGCAAGCCCCGGTCCGGGAAAGGGGTGGCGGTGGATGAGCTCTTCCGGCATTCCGAGCTCCTTCGCCGCCATTCGGACCTCGTCCTTGAAGAGTTCCCGAAGGGGCTCGATGAGTTCGAGTTTCATGACCTCAGGCAGGCCCCCCACGTTGTGGTGGCTCTTGATCACGGCTGAGGGACCACGGGTGGAGACGCTCTCGATGACGTCGGGGTAGAGGGTCCCCTGGGCGAGGAACCGGCAGTCTCCAAGGCGGGTCGCCTCCTCCTCGAAGATCCGGATGAACTCGCGCCCGATGATCCGGCGTTTGCGCTCCGGGTCCGTGACCCCTGAGAGCCTTTCGAGAAACCTCTTGCTCGCGTCCACGTATCGGACCTGGAGATCGAGCTCCGTAAGGAATGCGAGCACGGTCTCGGCCTCGTCCTTTCGAAGGAGGCCGTTGTTCACGAATATGCTCGTGAGCTGCCTGCCCACGGCCCGGTTGACGAGAAGGGCGGTGACTGCAGAATCCACGCCTCCTGAAAGGGCACAGACGACCC is a window encoding:
- the smpB gene encoding SsrA-binding protein SmpB → MAGSGKKIICQNRKARHEYHIDETFEAGLVLIGPEVKSLREGRANLTDAYASFDKGELWLHNCHISPYPNASRWEKLDPTRPRKLLLHARELRKLMGKTQERGYTLIPLSLYFRDGRAKAELALAKGKRLHDKRETVKAREIERELRKQYKIR
- the dnaE gene encoding DNA polymerase III subunit alpha codes for the protein MAAPPFVHLHLHTEYSLLDGAIRLKDLFPAARRLGYDTVALTDHGNLYGALNFYTQALKHSIKPILGCELYVAPKGRRDRGTSGPRDAAYHLVVLAQDVTGYKNLLKLVSAAHLEGFYYKPRVDMDLLRELNPGLIALSACLHGQIPHLLLLEDYAGAKALAETYASIFDGRFYLELQENGIPEQTVVNRGLREISREAGIPLVATNDCHYLTHEDAKAHDVLLCIQTNRTIHDEKRMRFSTDRLYFAPPEEMAARFADCPEAIAATREIAERCHVELELGRHRFPVFPIEKGETYEERFSREARSGLERRLAEPALKDADQEAYRQRLEEEIAVITEKGFASYFLIVSDFIGWAKRQGIPVGPGRGSAAGSLVAYAMGITDIDPVRYGLFFERFLNAERVSLPDIDVDFCMNRRDEVLRYVAEKYGGEGHVAQIITFGQMKARAVIRDVGRALGMPYQEVDRIAKLVPEVLGITLEKALEMEPRLRELADSDPQVSFLLEVARALEGLPRHPSTHAAGVVISDRPMVEYLPLTKGQNGEIVTQFDMKCVEKVGLIKFDFLGLKTLTVIDTALALIKEHYGKDLDISAISIDDPATYELLARGDTTGVFQLESSGMKGLIRRMRPTTFTDLVALVALYRPGPLESGMVDQFVKTKHGEMEATYLLPELRPILEETYGVIVYQEQVMKIAQVLAGYSLGEGDILRRAMGKKKPEEMAAQRERFLAGARERGVPEDTAAVIFDLMEKFAGYGFNKSHSAAYALISYQTAWLKTHYPIAFFASLLTNELGTTDGVVKYVNECREAGISVLPPDINLSRVDFTIEGEAIRFGLAAVKNVGTSAIEVIMAERNSAGPFRSFEDFCVRVDGKKVNKRVIESLIKCGAFDSLGHKRAALMEVIDQALDLGQSRRRSASCGQPSLFGDETPDVKAPLLPIPDVPEWPAHDLLSHEKEVLGFYLSGHPLDPYRADLSRMGFSSTTSDHPDCAVVGLAGLIRALKVITTKKGDRMAYFTLEDLEGTIEVVCFPAKYTLYRDLLEEDVPLWVEGVFRKAEEERGANKIHAERIEALETACRRKAKGVRIDLREDRVGPWALGPLKEILRRHPGDYPVSLVIHVTDAGRVLLSLPGDCRAAIDPECAKEINDLVGYPAFGVEYDTTIAVPEQKTGKVMEMRRRP
- the guaA gene encoding glutamine-hydrolyzing GMP synthase; the protein is MQDIHAQKILILDFGSQTTQLIARRVREAGVYCEIHPYSLPFDRIRAMAPRGVILSGGPSSVYDPDAPTLPPGFFTLGIPVLGICYGMQLITQILGGRVERSHHREYGPARLEILEPDDVFRGLAGHPVRHLVWMSHGDRIEILPEGFVALARSETCPVAAMRHREHPIFGVQFHPEVVHSEIGKDVIANFLFQVCGCEPIWNMRSFVESAVDEIRRRVGQGRVVCALSGGVDSAVTALLVNRAVGRQLTSIFVNNGLLRKDEAETVLAFLTELDLQVRYVDASKRFLERLSGVTDPERKRRIIGREFIRIFEEEATRLGDCRFLAQGTLYPDVIESVSTRGPSAVIKSHHNVGGLPEVMKLELIEPLRELFKDEVRMAAKELGMPEELIHRHPFPGPGLAIRILGEVTAERLSILREADAIVREEMKASGWYQKVWQAFAVLLPVRTVGVMGDERTYENVCAIRVVDSIDAMTADWTRLPAEILARVSNRIINEVKGINRVCYDISSKPPATIEWE